One genomic window of Pseudomonas sp. LFM046 includes the following:
- a CDS encoding RnfABCDGE type electron transport complex subunit D, giving the protein MSLIRRPTPHKLRTVMLLVSLCIMPGTVLYAWQFGSVVWLQTFWCVLLALGFEAGLLRLRGQKVREGLSDLSWLVLGLILARALPLLVPLWMIAVASFAALALCKHGSGGLGRNRLNPAMVGLGIIAICFYQQLYPAPSNYAPWTLTLDAKAVLLQQLQLAPRLDLDAFAGATQLAKNQFTLITPNLSGYGYIAGGLILALLRVIRIEIPLAMLASTVVLCLAAGHTPQEAVYNLSLGGYLFTAFFIATDPVTSPNTRGGRILFGVAIGAVTELIREFGLYADGLCFAVLAANLLVPQIDQLVLRLQRPWYHAKSSHEARPAPAQ; this is encoded by the coding sequence ATGAGCCTGATACGCCGTCCTACCCCGCACAAACTCCGCACGGTGATGCTGCTGGTCAGCTTGTGCATCATGCCGGGCACCGTCCTGTACGCCTGGCAATTTGGCAGCGTGGTCTGGTTGCAGACCTTCTGGTGCGTGCTGCTCGCCCTGGGCTTCGAAGCCGGCCTGCTGCGCCTGCGCGGACAGAAGGTACGCGAGGGTTTGAGTGACCTGAGCTGGCTGGTGCTGGGCCTGATTCTGGCTCGGGCACTGCCGCTGCTGGTGCCGCTGTGGATGATCGCCGTGGCCAGTTTTGCCGCGCTCGCCCTGTGCAAGCACGGCAGCGGAGGCCTTGGTCGCAATCGCCTCAACCCCGCCATGGTTGGCCTGGGGATCATCGCGATCTGCTTCTACCAGCAGTTGTACCCCGCGCCCTCGAACTATGCCCCCTGGACCCTCACCCTGGACGCCAAGGCGGTTCTTCTGCAGCAGCTGCAGCTGGCGCCACGCCTTGACCTCGATGCGTTCGCCGGCGCCACGCAGTTGGCCAAGAACCAGTTCACCCTGATCACCCCCAACCTGTCGGGGTACGGCTATATCGCCGGCGGTTTGATACTGGCTCTCCTGCGGGTGATCCGAATCGAGATTCCGCTGGCGATGCTCGCCAGCACCGTGGTGCTGTGCCTGGCGGCCGGCCATACGCCACAGGAAGCCGTGTACAACCTCAGTCTCGGTGGCTACCTCTTCACCGCGTTTTTCATCGCCACCGATCCGGTCACCAGTCCCAATACACGTGGCGGTCGCATCCTCTTCGGCGTGGCCATTGGCGCGGTGACTGAATTGATTCGCGAATTCGGGCTTTATGCCGATGGTCTCTGCTTCGCCGTGCTGGCCGCCAACCTGCTGGTGCCGCAGATCGACCAGTTGGTGCTGCGCTTGCAGCGCCCCTGGTACCACGCGAAATCCTCACACGAAGCGCGCCCAGCGCCAGCCCAGTAG